The Argentina anserina chromosome 3, drPotAnse1.1, whole genome shotgun sequence genome includes a region encoding these proteins:
- the LOC126785965 gene encoding pentatricopeptide repeat-containing protein At2g13600-like — MFSIQHPWKCLRNFSSLINRCIATQENLSSNLILCHDPSMEQSYMQLSQKFYEAMKASGSVRSAPFARKLHAQLISVGLESAIFLQNHLLHMYSRCSLIDDARRIFFSIQHPNVFSWNTMISALVDLGHMEEAEKLFNKMPVRDSVSWTTIMSGHFRNGQPEDAIKVFASMVCNSDSFGDPFSFSCVMKACGSIGHIKLALQLHTLVEKLNFGGNMVIQNSVIDMYIKCGALRLAEKLFMRIPNPTLFCWNSMIYGCSKLYGVRRALHMFIDMPERDCVTWSTIISIFSQHGFGVESLSMFVEMWNHGFRPNAMIYGTVLSACASIHDLEWGCHLHARILRMESSIDVFAGSGLIDMYVKCGQLHLARQVFDNMTEHNAVSWTSMISGVMQFGFNDEAFVLFNRMRKASVVLDEFTLATVLGVCSGHDHACFGEQLHAYTIKGGMISSIPVGNALVTLYAKCGNTDKAIQAFELMPAKDIISWTAMITAFSQTGNVEKSREYFDKMPERNVISWNSMLGTYFQNGLWEEGLKLYTTMRSVGVNLDWITLATSISACADLAMLKLGVQIVAQAEKLGFGSNVSVVNSIITMYSRCGRIIEAKAVFDSLCNKDLISWNAIMAGYAQNGQGRKVIEVFENMLKMDCTPDHISYVSVLSGCSHSGMVTDGKHYFSSMTEAFGVHPTCEHFVCMVDLLGRAGLLKEARNLIDGMPFKPNAAIWGALLGACRLHRDYNLAEYAARNLQELDLNDSGSYVLLANTYSDCGQLEAFADVRNQMRKKGIEKNPGCSWIEVNNRVHVFTVDDTNHPQIKDVYKILEEIVKKIEDTGCYVKSTNAVRSQCHHSEKLAVAFGLLQLPAWMPIYVMKNLRVCHDCHLVIKLISLVTSRELIVRDGHRFHHFENGCCSCGDYW; from the coding sequence ATGTTCTCAATTCAACATCCATGGAAGTGTCTTCGGAACTTTTCAAGCCTAATAAATCGCTGTATCGCAACCCAAGAAAATCTTTCATCAAACCTTATTCTTTGCCACGACCCCTCCATGGAACAATCTTACATGCAACTGTCACAAAAATTCTATGAAGCCATGAAAGCTTCTGGATCTGTAAGGTCAGCACCCTTTGCGCGAAAACTTCATGCCCAACTTATCTCTGTAGGATTGGAATCTGCCATTTTCCTCCAGAACCATCTCTTGCACATGTACTCCCGTTGCAGCTTGATAGATGATGCTCGCCGGATTTTCTTTAGTATTCAACATCCTAATGTGTTTAGTTGGAACACAATGATTAGTGCGTTGGTAGACTTGGGTCACATGGAGGAGGCAGAGAAGTTGTTCAATAAAATGCCTGTGAGAGACTCTGTCTCTTGGACAACAATAATGTCTGGCCATTTTCGTAACGGGCAACCTGAGGATGCAATTAAAGTGTTTGCTTCAATGGTATGCAATTCTGACAGTTTTGGTGACCCATTTTCCTTCTCTTGTGTAATGAAGGCTTGTGGCAGTATTGGTCACATTAAGTTGGCTCTTCAGTTGCATACTCTAGTGGAGAAATTAAATTTCGGAGGCAATATGGTTATTCAAAATTCAGTAATTGATATGTATATCAAGTGTGGTGCACTACGATTGGCTGAGAAGTTGTTTATGAGGATACCTAACCCTACTTTGTTTTGTTGGAACAGTATGATCTATGGTTGCTCTAAACTTTATGGGGTCAGAAGAGCTCTCCATATGTTCATTGATATGCCTGAACGTGATTGTGTGACATGGAGTACCATAATATCAATCTTTTCTCAACATGGTTTTGGGGTTGAAAGTCTTAGTATGTTTGTTGAGATGTGGAATCATGGTTTTAGACCAAATGCTATGATATATGGCACTGTACTTAGTGCATGTGCAAGTATACATGATCTTGAATGGGGTTGTCATTTGCATGCTAGGATACTCCGTATGGAATCAAGTATAGATGTTTTTGCGGGTAGCGGGCTGATTGATATGTATGTAAAATGTGGTCAGTTGCATCTTGCAAGGCAGGTGTTTGACAACATGACAGAACACAATGCAGTTTCTTGGACTTCTATGATCAGTGGAGTCATGCAGTTTGGGTTCAACGATGAAGCCTTTGTATTGTTTAACAGAATGAGAAAGGCTTCAGTTGTCTTGGATGAGTTTACTCTTGCAACAGTGCTTGGGGTTTGTTCAGGCCATGATCATGCGTGCTTTGGGGAGCAGCTCCATGCATATACAATCAAGGGTGGAATGATCTCCTCTATTCCTGTAGGGAATGCTCTGGTTACATTGTATGCAAAATGTGGAAATACTGATAAAGCTATCCAAGCATTTGAGTTGATGCCTGCTAAAGATATAATATCGTGGACTGCCATGATCACGGCATTCTCTCAAACTGGTAATGTTGAAAAATCCCGAGAATATTTTGATAAGATGCCAGAGCGAAATGTCATAAGTTGGAACTCAATGTTGGGAACATATTTTCAAAATGGTTTATGGGAAGAAGGCCTAAAATTGTATACTACAATGCGAAGTGTAGGGGTTAACCTAGATTGGATCACACTGGCTACTTCAATCAGTGCCTGTGCTGATTTAGCAATGTTGAAACTTGGGGTGCAGATTGTAGCTCAAGCTGAAAAATTAGGATTTGGTTCTAATGTTTCAGTCGTGAATAGCATTATAACTATGTATTCAAGATGTGGGCGAATTATAGAAGCAAAAGCAGTGTTTGATTCATTATGCAATAAAGATTTGATATCTTGGAATGCAATTATGGCAGGATATGCTCAAAATGGACAAGGTAGGAAGGTGATTGAGGTTTTTGAAAACATGTTGAAAATGGACTGCACACCTGATCATATAAGCTATGTATCTGTTCTATCAGGTTGTAGTCATTCAGGGATGGTAACAGATGGGAAACACTACTTCAGTTCTATGACTGAAGCATTTGGCGTCCATCCTACATGTGAACATTTTGTTTGTATGGTAGATCTACTTGGTCGGGCTGGATTACTGAAAGAGGCTAGAAATTTGATTGATGGCATGCCCTTTAAGCCAAATGCTGCTATCTGGGGGGCACTTCTTGGTGCTTGCCGGCTTCACCGCGATTATAATCTAGCAGAATATGCAGCAAGAAATTTACAAGAATTAGATTTAAATGATTCTGGCAGTTATGTCCTTCTAGCTAATACATATTCAGATTGTGGACAACTAGAAGCTTTTGCAGATGTAAGAAATCAGATGAGAAAGAAAGGAATAGAGAAAAATCCTGGCTGTAGTTGGATAGAGGTTAATAATAGAGTACATGTGTTTACTGTAGATGACACTAATCATCCCCAAATCAAGGATGTTTATAAAATACTGGAGGAGATAGTCAAGAAGATTGAAGATACAGGATGCTATGTCAAATCAACTAATGCAGTTCGTTCTCAGTGCCATCACAGCGAGAAGCTTGCTGTTGCTTTTGGGCTGCTTCAATTGCCTGCTTGGATGCCTATATATGTGATGAAAAATCTTCGAGTTTGCCATGATTGTCACTTGGTAATCAAGCTGATCTCCCTTGTTACCTCAAGGGAACTTATAGTGCGGGATGGACATCGGTTTCATCATTTCGAGAATGGATGTTGCTCTTGTGGAGACTACTGGTGA
- the LOC126787984 gene encoding histone deacetylase 8 — protein MAASTERVDVFWDSGMLNHDSGTGVFDTGMDPGFLDVLEKHPENSDRVKNMVSILKRGPISPYISWLPGRHALLPELLSFHSPEYINELVEADEEGGKMLCAGTFLNPGSWDAALLAAGTTLSAMKHVLDGIGKIAYALVRPPGHHAQPTRADGYCFLNNAGLAVQLALISGCAKVAVIDIDVHYGNGTAEGFYRSDKVLTTSLHMNHGTWGPSHPQNGSIHELGEEEGFGYNLNIPLPNGTGDRGYVYAMNELVVPAIRKFEPLMIVLVIGQDSSAFDPNGRQCLTMDGYREIGKIVRSLVDRYCGGRLLIVQEGGYHITYSAYCLHATLEGVLNLPIPLLSDPIAYYPEDEHLSMEGIETIKRFQKDTVPFLSGD, from the exons ATGGCTGCTTCAACTGAGCGCGTGGATGTGTTCTGGGATTCCGGCATGCTGAATCATGACTCGGGCACCGGAGTATTTGACACTGGAATGGATCCTGGATTCCTTGACGTCCTAGAAAAGCACCCGGAGAACTCTGATAGAGTCAAGAACATGGTTTCTATTCTTAAGCGTGGCCCAATCTCTCCCTATATTTCTTGGCTTCCTGGAAGACATGCTCTGCTTCCTGAATTGCTCTCCTTCCACTCTCCAG AATACATAAATGAACTAGTTGAAGCAGATGAAGAGGGAGGTAAAATGCTATGTGCCGGGACGTTCTTGAACCCGGGCTCGTGGGATGCCGCCCTTCTTGCTGCCGGTACTACACTATCCGCAATGAAGCATGTGCTTGATGGAATTGGCAAAATTGCATATGCATTGGTCAGGCCTCCAGGTCACCATGCTCAGCCTACTCGAGCTGACGGCTACTGCTTCCTTAACAATGCTGGTCTTGCGGTTCAGTTGGCTTTAATATCTGGATGTGCAAAGGTGGCGGTTATAGACATCGATGTTCATTATGGCAATGGGACTGCCGAGGGGTTCTATCGGTCTGATAAGGTTCTTACAACCTCCCTTCATATGAATCATGGTACTTGGGGTCCATCTCACCCACAGAATGGCTCTATTCATGAGCTCGGTGAAGAGGAGGGTTTCGGTTATAATTTGAATATACCTTTGCCCAATGGGACAGGGGACCGAGGATATGTGTATGCTATGAATGAGTTGGTTGTCCCAGCAATCAGGAAGTTTGAACCTCTAATGATAGTTTTGGTGATTGGCCAAGATTCAAGTGCT TTTGATCCAAATGGAAGGCAATGTTTGACAATGGATGGTTATAGAGAGATTGGCAAGATAGTTCGTAGCCTGGTGGATAGGTACTGTGGTGGACGTCTTCTGATTGTCCAAGAAGGTGGATATCACATTACATACTCGGCCTATTGTCTTCATGCAACACTTGAAGGTGTGCTCAACCTACCGATTCCTTTGTTATCCGATCCCATTGCTTATTACCCTGAGGACGAGCACTTATCTATGGAAGGTATTGAAACCATAAAAAgattccagaaagatactgtaCCGTTTTTGTCAGGtgattaa
- the LOC126787985 gene encoding aluminum-activated malate transporter 2-like, translated as MASSNYNHDQVKAAGLFERFWGKIVRFGLMLKKLGQDDPRRIVHSFKVALALTLVSVLFYFEPLFEGFGIAAMWAILSVVVVFEFSVGATLGRGFNRMLATIVAAALGIGAHRLATLSGNQGEPVLIALFVFVEAGIVTFFRFIPQMKARYNYGLLIFNLTFCLVSVSGYRDDEVIRMAFERVGTIIIGSCIAVAVCVLIRPVWIGVELHNQIATNMEKLANFLEGFGDEYFKLNENGQTRDQSLSLQGYKSVLTSKGSEDTMANLARWEPRHGWFSFRHPWNQYLKVGNLTRHCAIKIEALNSYLTSETQAPPEVKSIIQGPSMIISSECGKALKELATSMKKMIKSSSYEPHIANSKEAAEELKVVIRSSLCKHSADSLHIIQEGAVASLLFQIITCTEDIAEAAHKLASQAHFKDVKPRVTPDQENSVNDGPHHVITIADTAT; from the exons ATGGCGTCTTCAAATTACAACCATGATCAGGTTAAAGCTGCAGGTCTCTTCGAGAGGTTTTGGGGGAAGATAGTCAGGTTTGGCTTGATGTTGAAGAAACTAGGGCAGGATGATCCGAGAAGAATCGTTCATTCATTCAAAGTGGCTCTTGCTCTTACATTGGTGTCCGTGTTATTCTACTTTGAACCACTCTTTGAGGGTTTTGGTATTGCTGCTATGTGGGCAATTCTTTCTGTTGTGGTCGTTTTCGAATTTTCTGTTG GTGCAACATTAGGACGAGGTTTCAATAGAATGTTGGCAACTATAGTAGCTGCTGCTCTTGGTATTGGAGCTCACAGATTAGCCACTCTCTCTGGAAATCAAGGAGAGCCTGTACTAATTGCTCTCTTTGTCTTCGTAGAAG CTGGAATAGTGACATTCTTCAGATTCATTCCCCAAATGAAGGCAAGATACAATTATGGGCTGCTGATATTCAACTTGACATTCTGCCTAGTATCGGTGTCTGGCTATCGCGACGATGAGGTTATACGAATGGCATTCGAGAGGGTAGGTACCATCATCATCGGAAGCTGTATTGCTGTAGCTGTTTGTGTTTTAATTCGTCCAGTATGGATTGGAGTGGAACTTCACAATCAGATCGCTACCAACATGGAAAAGCTTGCCAATTTCTTAGAAG GATTTGGAGATGAATACTTCAAATTGAATGAGAATGGGCAGACCAGAGACCAGTCATTGAGTCTTCAAGGATACAAAAGTGTTCTAACTTCAAAAGGCAGTGAAGACACTATG GCTAATTTGGCAAGATGGGAACCACGCCATGGGTGGTTTAGTTTTCGTCATCCATGGAATCAATACTTGAAAGTTGGAAACCTAACTCGCCATTGTGCAATCAAAATTGAAGCTCTCAACAGCTACCTTACCTCTGAAACCCAA GCACCCCCAGAAGTTAAGAGCATAATACAAGGGCCAAGCATGATTATAAGCTCAGAGTGCGGAAAAGCATTGAAGGAGTTAGCAACCtcaatgaagaagatgatcaaATCATCCTCATACGAGCCTCACATTGCAAACTCAAAAGAAGCCGCGGAAGAACTCAAGGTTGTTATAAGGTCAAGCTTGTGTAAGCATTCAGCTGATTCCCTACATATTATACAAGAAGGTGCAGTGGCTTCATTACTCTTTCAAATTATCACATGTACAGAGGATATTGCTGAAGCTGCGCATAAACTAGCATCGCAAGCACATTTCAAGGATGTGAAGCCTAGAGTAACACCAGACCAGGAAAATTCTGTGAATGATGGGCCACACCATGTTATTACGATTGCGGACACAGCGACCTGA